cccgtctctactaaaactacaaaaattagccaggtgcggtggcaggcgcctgtaatcctggctactggcgaggctgaggcaggataatcgcttgaacccgggcggtagaggttgcagtgagccaagatcgcaccactgcactccagcctgggtgacagagtgagactctgtctcaaaaaaaaaaaaaaaaaagtcaacattatACAAAACCAGTATACTCAAAGGAGTGTCACTTCCTCCCCATCCCTTCCATTCCGTTCCTCTACCCCCTACCCCTTGtagtaattaattttatttctggtttaaccttcctgtgtttttattttttcaaaattaagcaGCTTTCAAGAGAATAAGAAGACAGGCcacacactgggagaaaatatttgcaatagacacatctgataaaggacagttatccaaaatatacaaaggactctttttttttcgtttctttttaatacaggttctcactatgttgcccaggctggagtgcggtggctattcacaggtatgAGTGCACTACTGATCAGCACAGGATTTTTGatctgctctttctttctttcttttttttttttgaggtggagtctcactctgtcaccaggctggagtgcagcagcacgatctcagctcactgcaacccctgcctcccaggttcaagcgattctcctgcctcagcctcccgaatagctgggactacaagcgcatgccaccatgcccagctaatttttgtatttttttagagacggggtttcaccatgttggcaaggatggtcttgatctcttgacctcgtgatcgcccacctcagcctctaaaagtactggaattacaggcatgagccaccgtgcccgaccaatCTGCTCTATTTCTGACCTGGGCTGATTCACCcttccttaggcaacctggtggtcacCCACTCCTGGGAAGTTACCACACTGATACCAAACTTAGTGCAGACACTGGATTGGCATAGTGCACTActgcccagaactcctgggctgaagtgtcctcctgccttagccttctgagtagctgggactataggtctGGCATAAAACAAactcttaaaacttaaaaataagaaaacaacccaatctAAAAGTGGGCCCCAAACCTTGACACCTTATTAAAGAACATATACAGAtacaaaataagcatatgaaatgaTGTTTCACCCTATGTactatcagggaaatgtaaactaaaacaacaatgagataacATTACATACTCATTAGAACGGCCAAAACCCAAAACTGACACCACAAAATGCCGAGGAGGATGTGCAGCAACAGGAATtatcattcattgctggtgggaatgcaaatggtacagccactttagaagatagtttggtgatttcttgcaaaactaaaaatactcACCCCAtacttatgatccagcaattgtgtTCCTTGGCTTTTACCCAATGAGTTGAAGACTTATGTCCACCCaaatgcacatgcatgtttatagcagacCTTATTCATAATTCCCAAACccggaagcaaccaagatgtcattcaattgatgaatggataaattagCTAGtacatccaaacaatggaatattgtttagTGTTAAAAAGAAATGGGCTATCAAATCATGAAAAGATATGGAGGAAACTTAAACCCATattgctaagagaaagaagccaatctgaaaaggctatatattgtacgattccaactatatgatgtTCTAGGACAGGTAAAACTATGGAaccagtaaaaagatcagtggttgcgaGGAGTCTGGGGGgaaggagggatgaataggcacagcacagataatttttagggcaatgaaactatCCTCTATAACACTGTATGATGGATAAATGTCattaaacatttgtcaaaacccatagaatgtacaacaccaagagtgaagcctaatgtaaactatggacttcagTTCATAATAaagtatcaatattggttcatcacttgtttaaaaaaataaccaaaacgAACAGTATTTTGGTTACACTTTTATCAATATTATTCATACTAAGTAATCATCTCAAATACCTGTGGGTAGCGCACATGCAAGGGTAATTTGATTTTCCCTTTGAGACCATAATTTGCTCTTTGTGAATCTTCTTAACTCTGCTCAGTCTTCtagtttctcctttcctcctttcctccttccctccttccttccttccttccttcctttccagggTCTCaaacctgttgcccaggctggagtaaagcggtgcgattacagctcactgcagcctcgacttcccaaattcaggtgattctcccacctcagcttcccaagtagctgggactataggcacatgccaccaagcccagctaatattttgtatttttagtagagacagggtttcaccatgttgcccaggttggtcttgcactcctgggctcaagtgatccacccaccttggcctccccaagtgtggATGAaaaacaggtgtgagccatagtgccCAGCCCTTCTAGTTTCTTGTCTAAATTAAATCGACTTGTTTTAACAGCATTTAGCCAGCATTCCCATCATGTATCCAAGAGTAGTTGTATGGTCAATTGTGATATAGTTTTTTCCAagatatttatttcatctttgggCACATCCAGAATATTGCATATgatctttttagtttttcaaagatGCCACTATTCTCAGCACAATTAGGCTGTGTCTTCTAATAACTAGTTCAACTATGTGCCACACAGGGGACATATCATCAAAAAAATGCTTCTAGATTTTTGGCCAAAATCCTGGCTTGTTCATCTTTATTATCTTTACTAACCATGTCATTGCTGTTATCAGACTTGCCCTTGATAATCTTTTAAATCAAAGACTAAAATTGTAAGTAGGTTTTTTCCTTAGTGCAAAACTAGGGAAAACTAGTTTTTCCTTAAGTCAAAACTAGAATGTAGCTAGTTAAATACACATGCGTGTTTCTCTAGATTTACATATATgcaaatttaaagagaaataggTATTAATATTGAAAAATGTTCCTTAGCCACATTGCACAAACCAcgttaatttcttttcttttctttctttcttttctcttctctctctctctctctctccccccccacTTTCTTCTTCTTGTAAGATGTGTAGGACAgagccggcacggtggctcaggcctgtaatcccagcactttgggaagctgaggtgggcagattgcttgaggccaggagttcaagactggcctggccaacatggcgaaaccccgtctctactaaaaatacaaaagttagctgggtgtggtggtgcacgcctgtagtcccagctactgagggagactgaggcacaagaagcacttgagcctgggaggtggaggttgcagtaagctgagctcgtgccactgcactccagcctgggtgacagagcaagactgtctcaaaaaaaaaaaaaaaaaaaaaaaaaaaaaagatgtgcagAATTGCTGAAGAGCTTCTTCGGCCCTGAACCGTGTTGTTTGCAGAGCTGATGTTTGGGGTTATAGGCTTTTCCATACCAGTAACGAACACTGGATCCTGACTGACAGAGGACCCCAGGTGCTCCTTTATGGAGACATTTTTGGCTATGTTTGTAATACTTGGGGTCCTCTGAAGCTTGGGTGGCACTGGGAGGGAACAGGGTAGAGAGTACAAGGATGAAAGCAAACCTTCTGTGACTATATCTTTTTATAAAGTTTTGACTTTGGGACTCTGTAAATGATTTgcataattaaaaaagaaaatataaaagaccaGCCTAAAACCATGGCAATAATATAGATTTTACTGAATGATTGATGAGGAGACGATGGGGAGGGCCATAATACACACAATAGCATAAAACAAAAGCCCTGAATTAGAcattcttttctggtttttccAATCTCTTAATCCTCAATCCTCATAGTCTCTGAAAATCCCTTCTATTGTCCCAGCTAGAATCTTACgctgagcaaaacaaaacaaaacaaaacaaaacaaaccctagATCTGTAGTTAGCACAACCGCCAGAGCACGCTTCCAGAGGGCTTTACACTGCATCTTCCATTAGAAAATACTGCAAGGATAGAGCTTTAAGGTGTTCAGCTTTCTCAATATCTGGCTTATTTTCTTCTCAATCCCTCGGACTAACATTGTCAAACAATTTGAACTTCCTCCCTAAAGCTAGTTGGAGTGTTTGTCCCTGCCCAAAGCAGGACTACCTGCTAGGTTTCCTGGGAGTCAAGGGTTGTGGCTCATTAAAGATGGCTTTGCATTAGTGAGTCTCAGATCACTCAAAGGGGAGGTCTTGGtcctaaacaaatggaaatactcTCTTAGAGGATCCTGCCAACTCTGAGAAGGCCTCTACATGCTTCTTGGTGTGGAAAACTGGCCAGTTAATTGCACATAGTGCAGGCACAGCACGTTTGCCAGGTTTGACTTTGGACATAATGAGTAGGAAGCACCAGTGGGATACCCAGGAACTCTTCATGTCCAGGAAGCAGCTGGAGCCTGAACTTTGCAGGACAGGTTCAGGCTGAAGACACAAATTTAGAAATCATTGTGTATACAGGAGAGGAGGCTATGATGGAAACAGAAAGAATATAGGAAAGGGTAATGCCTCTGAGGCAGGAAGTGGTCAGTGGTGTCAAGTGCTGCAGGAAGATTGATTAATAACAACACAGTGTTCACTGGACAAGTAAGATCCCTGAAGAGGAGATGGTACGGGTGATGGGATCAAGTGTCTTGAAAGGGAAGTGGGCACATTCTCCAAGATTTGACACTGGCAGGAGGATGCaagtgggaaaataaaaacatcagcaacggccgggcgcggtggctcaagcctgtaatcccagcactttgggaggccgagacgggcggatcacgaggtcaggagatcgagaccatcctggctaacacggtgaaaccccatctctcctaaaaattacaaaaaactagccgggcgaggtggcgggtgcctgtagtcccagctactcgggaggctgaggcaggagaatggcatgaacccgggaggcggagcttgcagtgagctgagttccggccactgcactccagcctgggtgacagagcaagactccgtctcaaaaaaacaaaaacaaaaacaaaaacaaaaacatcagcaACACATCACAACACAACAAACCATAACCTGGGCAGGGCCTGAGAGCAGCGAGAGAGAAAGGGTAGGAAGAAGCTAGAGGAGTTTCAGCGCCTGCAGTCCTTCCTCTGCACCGTAGCGTAGCCCCTACCACGACCCCACGGCCTCAGTAAAGGTTTGCTGCACACCTCAACTTCTTATCAGTGATGCTTTGGAGAATGAAGGACTCCGAGGCAGTGTTCAGGGCAGAGTGAAGGGGGATGGACAATTTGAGGAGCCCAGGAGTGGAGATGGAGAATTCAACCCAAGTAGGAAATTCAGCAAAGGTAACCAGGGGAAAGATAAGTCCGCTAGGAGTCCGCTAAGTATCCTTGGAGTTAGTAGAAAATCCCAGGATTCCCAATATATTTGGGATGGggtttcaaatatattttgactaTTGTTTGAGTATTAAAGaaaagggcagggccaggcttggtggctgacgcctgtaatctcagcacttcgggaggccgaggtgcgtggatcacgaggttcaggagctggaggccagcctggccaacatggtgaaaccccgtctctactaaaaatacaaaaattagccgggtgaggtggtgggcgcctgtactacccgggaggctgaagcaggagagaatcgcttgaacccaggaggcagaggttgcagtgagccgagatcgcgccactgcactctagggtAGGAAGGCCCAGGGTAGGAAGCTGAGCTGTTTCGAAATCTGTAGCCACCTTTTCTCAATGACAATGAAGTAATCTTCCAAGATGTTGAAAAACCTGGTGCGGAAAGTTTGGAGTAGCAGTTTGGGAATCCCCTGTAATAATCCGGCTTGTGAACCTCAGGCactgtcttaaaattttttgtatcCTCAATGCACTGTAGGAGCTCAACAAATGAtagaatagatgaataaatagagGAGAATGAGGAGACGGATCTGAACAGGCTGCGAAGGAGGTGCTATTCCAAAGCCCAGCCCAGAGGCAGTGACCTCGGACCCAAGCCAAAAAAAACAGCTCGCGTTCAGAGGCCGGGAGAAAGAACAACTCCCAAATTAAGGGGAGTCCAAGGCCTTGCCCTTTTAGAGGGCGGGGCTAGGAGAACGTATTCCGACGCTGCCCGTCAACGAGCCAATCCCCGCCTCAAGGGGGAGGGGATTTAATCTGTCGCCGCTCCTTCCCTTTGGAAAGTAAATACGTTCGGGCGCCATTCAAACGGACCAATGAGTGATTGACGTTGTTGCGGTTGGCCCTCACCGATTGGCTGGAGTTTGTCGTCCCTCCCTCTCGTCATCCCTCTGGCTCCACCCCTTTGCACACAAGATGGCGGCGCCCAGCGGAGTAGGGGCTGCGCTTGGGGTTTGCTGAAGCTGGTTGCCTCTCCCACTCCCCTTTTGGGTGCAAAGCGCCGCTAACGGGAGGACGGGGGCCGGGCGGGGACAGGGGCACCTGCGTAGCTGGACTGCGAGCCCGCGCCCAGCTTGCGTCGACCCCACCCGGCCCCGGCCCGACCCGACCCGACCCGACCCGACCCGATCCGATCCAATCCGATCCCATTCCATCCGTTCCCCGTCTCCTCCCGGTCTGACCCATTGCCCGGCCGTGGTTCGCCACACCAGGCATCCAAAGCTGAGGTCGCTCCTACGGCCTGGGCTCGCCTTCGCTTTGGAGATGTTTGGGCTCTTCCCTCCCAAACAGCCCATCTTCAAAACCTGGACTCTTGGACTGGCACCTGGCCCCCTTTCCCTCTACCAAGACTCCTCTTCCCTCTTACCCACTTCTTCCTCAGATTCTTGGTACCCCCTGTGTTGGAGACTGCTCATTTTCCTTCCAAATTAATCCCAGACCCCCTAAAATATTGACAACCTTGACAACCCCACAACCGAGGAGCCAGACTTTCTTTTGGACTAACCTCCATAGCCCTATCATGGAGGCAGTGTACCTGGTAGTGAATGGGGTGGGCCTGGTGCTGGACGTGCTGACCTTGGTGTTGGACCTCAACTTCCTGCTGGTGTCCTCCCTCCTGGCTTCCCTGGCCTGGCTCCTGGCCTTCGTCTACAACCTGCCGCACACGGTACTGACTAGTCTTCTGCACTTGGGCCGCGGAGTCCTGCTTTCATTGCTGGCCTTGATCGAAGCCGTGATCCGGTTCACATGTGGGGGCTTGCAGGCCTTGTGTACCCTGCTCTATAGCTGCTGCTCTGGCCTGGAGAGCCTAAAGCTCCTGGGGCACCTGGCCTCTCACGGGGCACTGCGGAGCAGGGAAATACTGCACCGGGGCGTCCTCAGTGTGGTCTCCAATGGCCATGCTTTGCTGCGCCAGGCCTGTGACATCTGTGCCATTGCCATGAGCCTGGTGGCTTATGTGAtcaacagcctggtcaacatctgCCTCATCAGCACTCAGAACCTCTTTTCCCTGGTGCTGGCCCTGTGGGATACAGTGACCGGGCCTCTGTGGAGGATGACAGATGTAGTGGCTGCCTTCCTAGCCCACATTTCCAGCAGTGCTGTGGCCATGGCCATCCTCCTTTGGACACCCTGCCAACTAGCCCTGGAGCTGCTGGCCTCAGCTGCCCGCCTCCTGGCCAGCTTTGTGCTTGTCAATCTCACTGGCCTGGTGTTGCTAGCTTGCGTGCTGGCAGTGACGGTGACTGTGTTGCATCCGGACTTGACCCTGAGACTGGCTACCCAGGCACTCAGCCAGCTCCATGCCCGGCCATCCTACCACCGTCTTCGAGAGGATGTCATGCGGCTCTCTCGCCTAGCactgggctcagaggcctggcGCCGAGTCTGGAGCCGCAGCCTGCAGCTGGCGAGTTGGCCGAACCGCGGAGGGGCACCTGGAGCCCCCCAGGGTGACTCTATGAGGGTGTTCTCAGTTAGGACCCGGAGACAGGACACTTTTCCTGAAGCGGGGCGCAGAtcagaggcagaagaggaggaggccagGACCATCAGAGCGACACCTGCCAGGGGCCGAGAGAGGCTCAATGATGAGGAGCCTCCAGGCGGGCAAGACCCGTGGAAGTTGCTGAAGGAGCAAGAGGAGCGGAAAAAGTGTGTCATCTGCCAGGACCAGAGCAAGACGGTGTTGCTCCTGCCCTGCAGGCATCTGTGCCTGTGCCAGGCCTGCACTGAAATCTTGATGCGCCACCCCGTCTACCACCGCAACTGCCCGCTGTGCCGCCGGGGCATCCTGCAGACCCTCAATGTCTACCTCTGAAGACTCCTTCCCTACCTGCCCACCCCTCCACGCTCCACGCAGGCACTCACGCTAGGACAGCATTAACACCTCATCTCCAGGTCCTGGTCTGAATCCCTCCTACCCCTGTGGCTGTCCTGCCAAGCCTCCAAGCCATACATCCAGGACATTGAGATGGAAGACTATGATCTGGGTAGGGGCAGGATAACATAGCTTCTCCTTACCCAGTGGGTCCCTTCGATGCTGAGGGTGGTGAGTATGTCACTATGCAAGGGCCTTGAGACTGTTTGCTGTGGGCTCTCCTCCAGCTTGCCCAGGGCCCACCCAGCTGCCTCTGGGGTTACCCCTCTCCGCTTCTGGTTTTTCTGTTGGAGATCTGTAGGTCCTTTTCCTGCCTCCTTCACATTTCCTCCCCAGCTTTTGTGGCCACAACATATCAGTGTTATTTGGGTGTTTTGGCAACTCGGGCCTTCGGATGATCTTGAACCTTTGTGTTCAGCCAGAGCCCCTGTGCCCTGGTAGGCTTTGGGGTTAGTATCTCTCAGGTACCCTCAGAGCCACCTCTGCCTGTCATCGTCTAATGAGGCTCCCTCCCAACCTGATCCAAAAGCTGGGCTCACGAGTTTACCCCTGGGATGGGGGATGCATCTGCACCTGACTTTGGGACCATGTGCTCTCTGGcaccccagctcactgcaagtctCAGGAGGGATAACCAGATTTCTGCTCATTCCCCTTTCACTCCCACATCACACAGAAAAATGGcattcctctctgtctctccctggcATTGGAGAGGGCAGACTGTGCACAGTTCACTAGGGTCCAAATACAGAAGGGGCCAGCGCCCAGGGGCTTGCAGCTTCCTGAGGGGTCTCTGGCCCAGTTTCCTATGAATAAAGTTATCTTGACAGCTCTGACAGTCTCTTGTGTGTCCCTGCAAGGGAGCAGTTGGTCAAGGCAACAGACCCTGCATCAGGGTCCTTCAGCCCTGCCGGAGTCAGAAGTGTGGGTTGTGGGAGTACCTGGGCTTTAACGGGGGAGACGGGGAAGGAGCTAAGATAGGCTGGGAAGACTGTGTCATGGGGAGAGAGCATGCCAGGCGTGGCTCTGTGAGCTGTCATCCCTTCTGATTTGTCCCCTTGCACACGTGGCTTTCGAAAAGccttctgtattttttctatttttgcccaAATTAAGCCCTGTAGAGAGGAATGTGAACCATCTCACCCCTTGAGTCAGCCTTCCCAGCTCCTCCCCCGGCCAGTCTTCCTGGGAGGGAGCATGGGGTTCCTGCTGCCTGGAGTCCAGTCTTACCCTCGGATCCCAGGAGGAGCtggtgtgtgtccctgtgtgtctTAGCATGGGATCTGGTGCAGGGCTGGGTTGGAGTGTGGCTGCGGGACCTCCTGATGGAGGCTGCCTGAGGCCTATCTCTAGCTCACATTTGGGCTCAGTCCCCATTGGCCGTATCTGCCCTCACATGACCAGCGGAAGAGCAGGGGCACTCCCCCATAATTGTATGTTCTGTCTGGGACCACAGTGCCTGGGACTGCCTTCAGGAAGGGGGCGCTGGTAGCTCAGGAAGAACTCTGAGGAGAGGCCCCCCTTCCTTGGGTTGAGGCTGTGCAGATGGGGCTGGGCAGTCCTGGTTTGTTAGTCATTGGGTTGGAGGTGGGCCCCCGGGTGGGGGAGCCTTGAGGGGCTTTGTGGCTAGCCTCAGACACAGTGGCTCGGCCCACCCAGGCTATGCCCAGAGCAGTGGGGGAGGGCTCCTCATCTCCACCTCAGAACTGGGAGGCTTAGGGAGGGCTTGGCACTTGCTCTTTCCTTCCCTCAATCTGGGACAGGGAGCTGAGCAAGGGGAGGCCCGGCTCCTTCCAGTCTCTGTTTAATGTGGGGATAAACATTTTATGATAGAAGATAAACTTCCTGAGTTGGGAGTAAAGGACTCCCCTTTTCTTCCATCTGCATCTGGAATTCCTTTGGCTGACCTCAATACCCCTCCTCCCCCTCACCACCCATAGTCAGGAGCTCAAGCTTCCCAGTATCCCTGCGGCGTTCTGGGGCCAGGGCACCCCCTTGTGGTCATCTCAGAAACTACTTATCTCTAGACGCCCAGGGAGGCCACTCACTCGGGTTACAGAGCAATAGCTTTCCAGTCATCTGGGGACCAGGCAAGCAGCCAGGGCAGTCATAGACGAAAGTCCTCGGCTCTTTTTTGTTGGATCAGGGCAGGGGCATGTGTGGTGCAGGCAGCCCCTATGTGGTTTAGTTGGCATCTTTGAATTAGAAAAAGGTACCCCCTTTCTTAAGGGTGGCT
The sequence above is a segment of the Theropithecus gelada isolate Dixy chromosome 14, Tgel_1.0, whole genome shotgun sequence genome. Coding sequences within it:
- the RNF26 gene encoding E3 ubiquitin-protein ligase RNF26, whose amino-acid sequence is MEAVYLVVNGVGLVLDVLTLVLDLNFLLVSSLLASLAWLLAFVYNLPHTVLTSLLHLGRGVLLSLLALIEAVIRFTCGGLQALCTLLYSCCSGLESLKLLGHLASHGALRSREILHRGVLSVVSNGHALLRQACDICAIAMSLVAYVINSLVNICLISTQNLFSLVLALWDTVTGPLWRMTDVVAAFLAHISSSAVAMAILLWTPCQLALELLASAARLLASFVLVNLTGLVLLACVLAVTVTVLHPDLTLRLATQALSQLHARPSYHRLREDVMRLSRLALGSEAWRRVWSRSLQLASWPNRGGAPGAPQGDSMRVFSVRTRRQDTFPEAGRRSEAEEEEARTIRATPARGRERLNDEEPPGGQDPWKLLKEQEERKKCVICQDQSKTVLLLPCRHLCLCQACTEILMRHPVYHRNCPLCRRGILQTLNVYL